TTTTCTTCTTCAACAATCTCAATTTGTTTGTTCTGTGAAAAGAATGATGGCATGCTCAAGAAATAAAGGAGCGTAAATAGTATTGCTTTATTCATACAAAAGGCTTTAAAATTTATTAAAGATATGATTTTCAGCATTGTTTCTTAATAGAAACTGGTATAAAATATACTATGTGCTTTAACAATACTTTGTAAAATTTAGAAAAGTGCTATAAGTATCTTTGAGAAAAAAGAAAATGGAGGAAAATAATTTACAGACAATGACTGTTGGCGGTGGCTGTTTTTGGTGCACTGAAGCAGTTTTCGATCAAATAAAAGGCGTGGTAAAAGTAGTTTCTGGATATTCTGGGGGTACTGTTCCGGGAACCCCTACCTATCGGGAGGTTTGCAGCGGGCTTACAGGTCATGCCGAAGTAATTCAGGTTACTTTTAATGCCGCAATTGTATCTTTTGAAGATTTGCTAGTTATCTTTATGACGAGCCATGACCCCACAACGCTAAATAGACAGGGAGCCGATAGAGGCACACAATATCGTTCCGTGATTTTTTATCACAACGAAAGCCAAAAGGAAATCGCTCAAGCAGTTTTAAACGAAATGAGACCGTATTATAAAGATGAAATCGTTACGGAAGTGAGTGCATTAAAAACTTTTTATCCAGCCGAATTGGAGCATCAAGACTATTATAAAAATAATAAAACCCAAGGCTATTGCACAGCGGTAATTTCACCTAAACTTGCACGATTGCGGCAAATGCACGCAGATAAACTAAAATTGAATTAAAAGCGCTAAGTAGTGTTTATGCAATAAAAACATCAAATTTTTTGAAAAACTTGTGAGGTAAATGTAATTCGCATTTTATACTTTAACCCTTTTTGTGATTATAATTGCTTAAAAAACTGTATCTTCGCAGTCCTCGGATGAATAGTATTTAAAACCCAGCTAGGTAAAACCAATAAAATTACAAATTACATATAACTAATTAAAAAGTCATCTGCAGCTTGTGGATGGCTTTTTTTATTTTAAAAATTTAAACTCTAAAATGGCAAAATCGCAACAGACGTATAGTAAAAAAGAAAAAGAAAAAGCAAAGCAAAAAAAGCGCGAAGAAAAACAAAAAAAGAAAGAAGCTCGCAAAGCAGAGAAAACTCCGGGTATTGATTTTGTATATGTTGATTACAATGGAAACCTTGTAGATACTCCGCCAGATCCATCTATGAAAGTGGAAATTGAAGCTGAGGATATAGTTCTTGGTATTCCACCAAAAGAAGAGGGCGAGCGCGAGGCATTTGATCCGGTAAGAAAGGGTAAAGTATCATTCTACGACTCTTCCAAGGGCTTCGGATTTATTATCGATAATGAAAATAACGAAAAGTATTTTACGCATGTAAGTGGCATTATAGACGAAATTACCGAAAATGATAATGTGTCCTTCGAGCTGGAAAAAGGCCAGCGCGGAATGAATGCTGTCAAGGTTAAAAAAGTATAAGCTTTTTATTTAAAGTAAAAAAAAATCCCGCTGTTTGCGGGATTTTTCGTTTTCAATAATTACATTTTTAATTTGTAATGTTGTCTACTTCCTTTTTAGCAGAATTCTTAAGTTGGTCATACTTTTCAGAAATGGTGTCCTGAACTTCTCCAGCTCTTTCCTTAATTCTACTTCCAGTTTCAGTGGCTTTATCTTTAAGTCTTTGTTTTTCTTCGGGCGTCATTGTTTTGTATTTCCAAAATGCAAATGCGCCAGCTGCTACTCCTAGCAAAGCTAATATTCCTTTTCCTTTATTGTTCATGTTGTTTATTTTTTTGTTTGTGTGAAGATACTGCTTTGAAGGGTTAGACAATAATTTTAAAATGACTTTAGTAAAAGTTTAATACTAATGCTGCCAATTGCAAAAAATATTCACAATTTTTTCAATTGAAGTTACGATCAATTAAAGTTTTTAAAGGGCTATCTGTTTTTTAATCAATTTGTTGTAACTTTAAAAGCACTTCTTTAGTTTTTCTAATATGAAAAGTATTTACATTAAAAATATAACTACTTTCTTATACTATTTGTACCATTATATTAGCACAACTACCACACTATTTACAGAAGTAATTATGAGGCAAAACTTTCCAAGGAACTATCGCAAAATTCGAGATGGTGGGTGTATTATAATTTTTTGGACTTTGGGAATCTTTTCATTTACGTCTATAATTTCAAACTATTTTCTAACGTATATACAAGTTAACCTGAACTAAATATTCTTAAGCAGATACCTAACCAAAAAATACAGCCAGATGAAAATATACGACGAAAAGCACATAAAAAACGTAGTATTTGTGGGTGCTCACAATAGCGGAAAAACCACCCTCGCAGAAACCATGCTTTTTGAAGCGGGACTGTTAAACAGACGCGGTACAGTTGAAACCAAAAATACCGTTTCGGACTACCACGACATTGAACACGAAAGAGGCAACTCTATTTACGCCACCCCGTTACACACCGAATGGCGCAATTTTAAAATCAATATAATAGACACTCCAGGTTTGGATGATTTTATTGGAGAAATAATTTCCTCCATCCGTGTTTCAGATACAATTGTGACTGTTCTGAATGCTCAATATGGTGTAGAAGTGGGCACGGAAATTATTTGGAATTACATTGATAAATACCATAAATCTACAATTTTTGTAATAAATCAAATAGACCACATTAATGCTGCCTTTGAGGAGAGTTTTAACAGTATAAAAAACTTAGTTGGCAATAATGCGGTGAAAATTCAATACCCCTTAGTTGTAGAGGGAGCACAATGTATTGTAGATGTTTTAAAAATGAAGATGTATAAATTTTCTGCGGAAGGAGGGAAGCCCGAAAAGCTCGAAATTCCAAAAGACCAAAAACTATTGGCTAAACAACTTAACAACGAACTAATAGAAAAAGCTGCAGAAAATGATGAAACATTAATGGAGCTTTTTTTTGAAAAAGGAACTTTGAACGAAGACGAAATGCGGATAGGGATCAAAGCGGGTATGCTAAATCAGGAACTTTTCCCCGTTTTTTGTGTTTCGGCTTTAAACGATATGGGAACGGGAAGGTTAATGGGATTTATAGATAATGTAGCCCCAGCGGCCGCCGATTTAAAGCCCGAGCAAAGCACGGAAGGAAAAGAGATAGTAGCCAATAAAGAAGGCCCTACCGCATTGTTCGTTTTTAAAACAGTGTATCAACCCAATTTAGGACAAATTACCTTCTTTAAAGTCATGCGTGGCGAAGTACGGTTAAATGACAAACTTACAAATTCGAGAAATGATGAAACCGAAGTGATAAACCAACTCTTTATAATGGATGGAAAGGAGCGGCAACCCGTGACCAAATTAACCGTTGGCGATCTTGGTGCAACGCTAAAGTTGAAATATACAGAAACAAACGATACACTTTCTTCGCAAAATGACACCATTGAAATTAAGCCTATTAAATTTCCGCAGCCGCGATTAAAAAAAGCTATTTCGGCAGTGAGTACAAAAGATGAAGAAAAACTCAGCGAAACGTTGAAGAAAATTCACAGTCAGGATCCCACCGTTGTAATTACATATTCCTCTGAAGCAAAGCAGCTATTTATTTCTTGTCAAGGTGATCTTCATTTGGCTACGATAGATTGGACATTAAAAAATATTTACGGCGTGGAAGCGCAGTTTAATAAACCCAAAATTGCTTTTCGCGAAACCATCCAACGATCCTCAACTTCAAATTACCGTCATAAAAAGCAATCTGGAGGTTCCGGACAATTTGCAGAGGTTCATTTAAAAGTTGAACCGTGGTTTGAGGGTATAGACGAACCACAAGGTTTTAATTTAAGAGGAAAAGAGGAAATAGATCTTCCGTGGGGCGGAAAGTTGGTTTTTTACAATTGTATTGTGGGCGGGGTAATAGATCAGCGATATTTGCCTTCAATTATGAAAGGTGTCCTGGAAGTGATGGAATCTGGTCCGTTGGTAAATTCTTACATTCGCGATGTGCGCGTACTCGTTTTTGACGGTAAGATGCACGCTGTAGATTCTAATGATATTTCGTTTAAAATTGCCGGGGCGCATGCTTTTAAAGAAGCGTTTTTAAACGCCAATCCAAAGTTATTGGAACCAGTGCTGGAACTTACGGTAAAAGTTCCGGAAGAAATGGTAGGTAATGTAATGACCGATTTGCAAGCGCGCCGGTCTATGATTCAAGGAATTGAAAGCAACAACAACTATCAAATTTTGAAGTGCTTAACTCCAGAAGCGGAATTATATGGATTTTCAACAGACTTGCGCTCTTTAACACAAGGAAGAGCTACTTTTAAATCTACCTTTGCATCATATCAGCCCGTTCCATCAAATGTTCAAAAGGAAATGGTTAATCGCTAAAAAAGCAGGGTGTAAATTAAATAAACAATTATGAGTAACGAACAACCCAACAATCCATTGCACGGTATAA
This region of Aequorivita marisscotiae genomic DNA includes:
- the msrA gene encoding peptide-methionine (S)-S-oxide reductase MsrA; amino-acid sequence: MEENNLQTMTVGGGCFWCTEAVFDQIKGVVKVVSGYSGGTVPGTPTYREVCSGLTGHAEVIQVTFNAAIVSFEDLLVIFMTSHDPTTLNRQGADRGTQYRSVIFYHNESQKEIAQAVLNEMRPYYKDEIVTEVSALKTFYPAELEHQDYYKNNKTQGYCTAVISPKLARLRQMHADKLKLN
- a CDS encoding elongation factor G, producing the protein MKIYDEKHIKNVVFVGAHNSGKTTLAETMLFEAGLLNRRGTVETKNTVSDYHDIEHERGNSIYATPLHTEWRNFKINIIDTPGLDDFIGEIISSIRVSDTIVTVLNAQYGVEVGTEIIWNYIDKYHKSTIFVINQIDHINAAFEESFNSIKNLVGNNAVKIQYPLVVEGAQCIVDVLKMKMYKFSAEGGKPEKLEIPKDQKLLAKQLNNELIEKAAENDETLMELFFEKGTLNEDEMRIGIKAGMLNQELFPVFCVSALNDMGTGRLMGFIDNVAPAAADLKPEQSTEGKEIVANKEGPTALFVFKTVYQPNLGQITFFKVMRGEVRLNDKLTNSRNDETEVINQLFIMDGKERQPVTKLTVGDLGATLKLKYTETNDTLSSQNDTIEIKPIKFPQPRLKKAISAVSTKDEEKLSETLKKIHSQDPTVVITYSSEAKQLFISCQGDLHLATIDWTLKNIYGVEAQFNKPKIAFRETIQRSSTSNYRHKKQSGGSGQFAEVHLKVEPWFEGIDEPQGFNLRGKEEIDLPWGGKLVFYNCIVGGVIDQRYLPSIMKGVLEVMESGPLVNSYIRDVRVLVFDGKMHAVDSNDISFKIAGAHAFKEAFLNANPKLLEPVLELTVKVPEEMVGNVMTDLQARRSMIQGIESNNNYQILKCLTPEAELYGFSTDLRSLTQGRATFKSTFASYQPVPSNVQKEMVNR
- a CDS encoding YtxH domain-containing protein — encoded protein: MNNKGKGILALLGVAAGAFAFWKYKTMTPEEKQRLKDKATETGSRIKERAGEVQDTISEKYDQLKNSAKKEVDNITN
- a CDS encoding cold-shock protein, with protein sequence MAKSQQTYSKKEKEKAKQKKREEKQKKKEARKAEKTPGIDFVYVDYNGNLVDTPPDPSMKVEIEAEDIVLGIPPKEEGEREAFDPVRKGKVSFYDSSKGFGFIIDNENNEKYFTHVSGIIDEITENDNVSFELEKGQRGMNAVKVKKV